In the genome of Candidatus Phytoplasma solani, the window TAGTAACTTTCAAACTTTCTAAAACCATCAAAGATTTAGTTTTCGTAGGTGCTTCATTGCCTCAAATATATAGCGATGTTGTGATGTGGTGAAATTGCGAGTTTCAATTAAAATTCTCACAGCATCCATCTTTTCTGGATTTAAAAACAAACTACCTAACAATGCACGTTCAGCTTCTAACATCTTTTCTCCTTTTTTGCATTTGGGTACAAAAAATACCCAAACTATTTATTTTTAATTAATAAATAATTTGAGTATTTTGTTGCTTTAAACCAGTTCACTTTTTTTGGGGCAGTCTAATTAAATCCGCTTTCGTGAACAATTAAAGCGAAAACCGGAATCAAATAAATGTTTAAAAAAAAGAAGATTAAGAAAATCACAAATAAAACTTTTATTTTAATATTTTTAAAAATCTTAAAAGACATAAAACCTCCTAAAAAATTATTTTTATATTTGATAAAATATTTAATCAAATTAAAATATTGTGTTTTTGATGATATTTTTTAAAAATAAATAATAATTTAAAAATTAATATTTCTTTTCAAAAAATTAAAAAAACTAGGATTGAAATTTATCAATTTTAAAAGATTGCTATAGTCTATCTTCTTTTTATATAATTAATTATATATTTTCATACAAGTTTTTGGTTATTTTTGTTTTAATACATCATCTCATGTCTTTTTGATATCGCAAATAAAATAAAATACACAATCACAAGCATATTATAACATTAATTATAATTTTTGTTACTTTTGTAATTAAAATGAGATGTTCCAAAAGTTTAGATACTTTTTATTTTTTAAAAATTATTTAAGACTAACTATCTAAGTTAGTCTTTTTTTCTATTCTCCCTTTAATCATTATAGAAATGAAAAACCGATATTTAATAAAAAAGTATAATGACAATGTTTTTTAAAACTTTTTACAATTTAATCAAACAATAGACTCATTTTTTAAGTGATTTTTTTTATATACTTTTTCAAAATTGAGAAATAATAAAAAAATGTAAAATATTACAAAAGAATTTGGACTGCCAAAAAAAAGAGACTCCTAAAAGTCTCTTATTTATTCATTTTCAATATCGTTATTGCAACAATTATTTTTTACAATAATTTTTCAATTTTTTCTCGAGTAATTGTTTCTTGTTCTAAAAGCGTAACTACTATTTTATCTAATAAAGATTTATTTTCTTTTATAATAATTTGAGCTTGCTTAAAACATTCATCGATGATTTTTTTTATTTCTATATCAATCGCTTTTTTATCTGAAAATTCGGAATCTTGTACTGGTCCTAATTCACTCATGCCATATTTAGTTACCATTAAGCGAGCTATTTTAGTTGCTTGTTTAAAATCGTCATAAGCACCACTAGAAATATCATCAAACACTAATTCTTCAGCGACTCTTCCCCCTAAAAAAGAAATAATATTTGCTAACATTCTTTTTTTAGAAGAAAAGAAAGTTTCTTTTTCTGGCATCATTAAATTATAACCCCCTGCAGAACCTCGAGGAATAATAGTAATTTTTTGAACAATTTGTGCATGAGGTAATTTGATACCAATCACCGCGTGTCCAGCTTCATGATAAGCTACCATTTTTCTTTCTTCTTCTGTATATTTAATAGACTTCTTTGCTGGTCCCATTAAAACACGGTCGATTGCTTCTTCTAATTCAGTCATTGTTATTAAGTCTTTTTGGTTACGAACAGTTAAAATGGAAGCTTCGTTTAAAACAGCCCCTAATTGTGCACCACTCATACCTGGTGTTTGTTTCGCTAATTGATGGAAATCAATATCATTAACTATTTTTTTATTACGAGCGTGAACTTTTAAAATAGCTTCACGTGCTTTGACATCAGGTAACCCTACTTTAAAAATACGGTCAAATCTACCAGGTCGTAATAAAGCAGGATCTAGGATATCAGCGCGGTTAGTAGCGCCAACAATAATAATACCTTTAGATTGAGTAAAGCCATCCATTTCAGTTAAAAGTTGGTTTAAAGTTTGATCTTTTTCTCGAGAACCACCAGAAAAATTTCCTCCTCTTTTACCACCTAAAACATCTATTTCATCAATAAATAAAATACAAGGAGCGTTTTGTTTGGCTTCTTGAAATAGTTTTCTGATACGGCTGGCACCAACTCCAACGTACATTTCAACAAATTCAGAACCTGAGGCGGCGTAAAAAGGTACTTGAGCTTCACCAGCTAAAGCTTTAGCTAATAAAGTTTTTCCAGTTCCTGGTGGTCCTTCAAGTAGAACTCCTTTTGGAACTTGAGCTCCAATAGAGGCGTATTTTTGAGGTTGTTTTAAAAAATCAATTAATTCTTTTATTTCTTCTTTTTCTTCTTCATTTCCTGCTACATCTTTGAAAGTAAAAAGGGATTTTTGTTTGGAAGATACTAAAGGATTGGAATTGAGTTGGCCTGAGGATTTCGTAATATTTATAAATATATAAAAGAAAAATAAAGTGGATGATATATTTTTGAAAAAATCATAAATAAAATCAACAAATCTAGAAATTCTTAAAATTGTATTAAATGTGGTTGGTAAATATTCTAAATAAGATATTTTTAACAAAATTTTAATTAATAAATGAATACAAACAAAATATATAAAAACTTTTAAAAAATTTATTTTTCTAATCAACCTATTAAACATAAAATTTTTCCTTTTTTTCGTATAAATATCTTATTTTTTAATTTATATATTTTTATATGTTAAAAACATGTTTCATGATAAAAAATTTTATATAGTGGAAATAGATTTATTATATTCATAATTTGTTTCATCGTTAAAATCTTTCAATTCATATTGGCCCGAAACTTTTTTATAATATTTTTTTATTTTTTTCTTTAATTTATTATCTTCATAATTGTTTATTTCTTCTATTTTAACTGGATCTACATTATTTGGTTGGAGAATTTCTTTTTTTATAATGTTATGGTTTGTATCATAGGTATACATTCTTGTTTCTATTATTTGTTGGTTAACATTATTGTAAATCGTCTCTTGTGTTAAAAGATTTGGCTCGTGATATTCGTTGCGTTGATAAGTTTTTAATAATATCGAGTTATTATTTGGACTTAAATTTTTATTATTATAATTATCAATTTTTATTATCGTTTTACCATTTGTATCATAAATAAATTTATATTCAAATGTTGTATTGAATATTTTTGCGGTTTTTTTAATCAATTTATTATTCGAATCGTATTCATATTCAACAGATTCATAAGGGGTGTTTTCGCCTTTGAAAAATCTCTCTTCCTTTTTTAATAAATTATGAACATTATATAAATAATTTACAAATTCATCATTCTTTATTCTTGTTTCAGAGTTAGTTTTAAAAGACATTTTTCTAGATATCAAGTATCCTTGATCATTATAATCGTAAATAATATTTTGGATATCTTCTGTTTCTGGTTGGTTGAGTAACTGGTTATTTGTATTTTTTTGAGTTTCTTTTATAATTTCTGACATAATTCTATTATTAGATTTGTTAAATCTTTTTTCATTCATAATATTGCATACTATATAACCTTTTTTTGTGTTAGTAATTGATAAATTATAATATGATTCCTGCCTGTTTTTATTTGCTTTGTTTTTTTGACCATTGTCATAATCTCTTTGTATTAACCAAACAATTATACTAATCGTCAAAACAATAAATACCAAAGAAAAAAAATAAAAGAGATATTTTTTATTTTTTTTAATAAATACTTTTAAATTCATTTTTTTCCTTTTCTCTTTTTTTATTCTATTTCAATAATCATAGCAAATATTTAAATTAACTATTTTGCAAATTCAAAAAATAATTTAAACTTCACTATTAGTTATAATTATACACCAAAAAAACAAGTTTAACACTCAGAAAAATTAATTTACTAAGGTTTTAACTTGATATCATCAAGTTTCTTAAAATTTTTTACAAATTCAAAAAAATTTAATTCAAGAAAGTTTTTTAACTAAAAAATTTATAATCTCGAAATAATATTAATTCCTATCAAAATAAAAAAATTAATATATTAGTAATACACATCAAAAAAAATAATTTTAGCGCTTAGTAAAATGTTTTTTTAAATTATCTTGGATTGCTTTTTTTCGCTTCTCATCAAATTTAATTAATAAATAATTGATTGTTTCTGTCAACATAAAAAAAAGACTCTAATGAATAAAGTCCTAATTAAATATTGTTTATTGATTAATTATAATGTTTTTATAAATCTTTTTTTTGATATCGTTTTAAATATCTTTTATGACTTTTTTAAAGGATATTTTTGACAAATATCGTAAAGTTCATCTCGTGATAAAATTTTTTTAATTGTCAAAAATTTGGCTATTTGATCTAAAGTTTCTTTGTTTAAAGAAAGTAAATCTTCACTTTGTTTTAACAACAAATTAAAATCATTTTTAGGATTTTTAGAATTTCTATTTAATATCTTGCGAGCTTTGCTAAAATCTGAACCAGAACCTTTTCCAACTTTTTGTTTATCTATTTGATTATTGCAAGCTACTAAAGATTCAGCTGCAGTACCAGCTAAAGCAACTAAAACATTATTTTTCCAATCATTTTTTAAAATTTTATGTTTAGAGTGTCCTAAAGTTGATCCGCGCGGAATAATTGTTACATAAGACATTTCATAATTATGTGGATATAAAAGGGTGATTAAAGCATGTCCGGCTTCATGATAAGCAGTTGTTTCTTCATTAGTTAATTTAGTTTTTGCTTCAGGTTGATAAAAACCAAAAACATTTAAAAAACAACGGTTGATTAAGGGGTGATGACCCCAATAAATAATAGTTAAAAAAAACACATTAAGAGATATTAAATAAATTATAATTAACCATTTTTTAGTATTATCAAAAGGTTTATTTGTTATCACGTGCCACCTTCACTTGTTTCTTTTTTTTATTGTCTTTTTAATGTTGTCTGAAGGTTAATCTTCATATTAATTTTTCAAAAAAATCATTAATTCTTGAATCTGAATTGCTTTTGTTTTGATTAATAAAATTTTGTTTATTTGTTTGAAAATTATTAGCGTTTCGTTGTTGTTCTGATATTATATTTCGTAATGCTGTTCTAGCTTCAGTTTCTTTTTGTTCTTCAGCTGCTCTTTGTGTTTCTTTATTCGGAATAGTGGTTTCTTTTAAAGTTTTAATTTTCCCTGCTAAATTATCTTTTGCTGTTTTAGCATCTTTTTCTTTTTGTTCTTCCGCTGCTCTTTGTATTTCTTTATTCGGAATAGTGGTTTCTTTTAAAGTTTTAATTTCCCCTGCTAAATTATCTTTTGCTGTTTTAGCATCTTTTTCTTTTTGTTCTTCCACCGCTTTTTCTTTTTCATAAAAAGGAATAGTGATTTCTTTTAAAGTTTGAATTTCTTGTGTTAATTCATTAACTTTGTTTTCTGCTTTTTTTATTTCTTGATGCTTCAGAACTATTTTTTCTTCTTTTTCTTTTACTGTTTTATTCGTAGTTTCTAAGTTTTTAATTTCTTGAATAAAGTTTAAATTTGACTCTAATTTAATAAAATTATTTAATTCTTCTTTATTAGGGATTATTTTTTCATGTGCCTCATTTAATAGCGAAAAAGCATCTTTTCCTTGATTAAATGTTTGTTGGGAATCAGTTGTAGAAGTTGTTGTTGAATCTGATAGTTGAAAAAATGTAACTATATTTATTTTTTCAACAACATATTCACTAAGGTTTTTTAATTTTTCTTGGGATGAATTTTTTATATTTTCAGCTTTTTGGCAATCTAAAAAAACTTTTTTAATTTCAATGTTAATTTGTTTAACAACTTCGTCTAAATAACTTTTTTCTTCAGATGTCAATTCAGTAATTTCAAATTTTTGGAATTGGTTGTTTAATATATCTTTATATTTTGTTAAACATTCTTTCATCCAATTTACATTTTGATAAGAATAAGTTGTTGTTTGAGAAGTGTTTTCTTGTGGGTTTATAGATTCAATTATTTGTTTTATTTGTTCTTGTTCTTGTTCTTTTTTATTTGGTGTTAACGAAGGATTATCAAGTTGTTGTATTAATTGTTTAATTTTTTCTTCCCTTAGTTTTAAGATGTTTTCTTTGACTGTTTTCAAATCTTTGTTATATTTGTTTAAATATGTGTTCTTGGTTTTATAAACATGTTGAAAATGAAGAATTTTTTTAAAATAATTGTCGACAAATTGACTAAAAAAATTTTTTTCTGCTTGTGGATTTTGAGAAGCTTTATTGATTTTTGTTAACGCATTTGTAATTTTTTCATAAAGTTTTTTTAAATCTTCGGGATATACTTTTGTTAACTCTTCCAAAGGAAGATTAATAAAAGTATTTTTTAACTCTTCAATCCCCTTAGTTAATTTATCTTTTACGTCTTGTTCTTTTTGTAAAAAAACTTCTCTTAGGTTATTACTTTGATCTTTATAAATTGCTTCTATATCTTTTGTTTGTTCTTCTAAATCTTTATTTAAAGAATTTAAAT includes:
- the ftsH gene encoding ATP-dependent zinc metalloprotease FtsH, whose amino-acid sequence is MFNRLIRKINFLKVFIYFVCIHLLIKILLKISYLEYLPTTFNTILRISRFVDFIYDFFKNISSTLFFFYIFINITKSSGQLNSNPLVSSKQKSLFTFKDVAGNEEEKEEIKELIDFLKQPQKYASIGAQVPKGVLLEGPPGTGKTLLAKALAGEAQVPFYAASGSEFVEMYVGVGASRIRKLFQEAKQNAPCILFIDEIDVLGGKRGGNFSGGSREKDQTLNQLLTEMDGFTQSKGIIIVGATNRADILDPALLRPGRFDRIFKVGLPDVKAREAILKVHARNKKIVNDIDFHQLAKQTPGMSGAQLGAVLNEASILTVRNQKDLITMTELEEAIDRVLMGPAKKSIKYTEEERKMVAYHEAGHAVIGIKLPHAQIVQKITIIPRGSAGGYNLMMPEKETFFSSKKRMLANIISFLGGRVAEELVFDDISSGAYDDFKQATKIARLMVTKYGMSELGPVQDSEFSDKKAIDIEIKKIIDECFKQAQIIIKENKSLLDKIVVTLLEQETITREKIEKLL
- a CDS encoding DnaB-like helicase N-terminal domain-containing protein, whose translation is MLEAERALLGSLFLNPEKMDAVRILIETRNFTTSQHRYIFEAMKHLRKLNL